GACCCTCCGGTGAAACTTCTGAGGCGTTTGATACCCCCTGTGAATCTTGGGGGAATTCGGCTCGATCTGTCCATTATGGTCTTGCTTTTCATCGTGTTCATCTTGATGACGATCACGGGCCAGGCAGGGCAGTCGATAGCTCAGGTGTGACAGAATGGCCGGAAGAAAAGCTTGCCCAGATCTACCGCTAGATCTCCATACGAAGCGTGAAGGGATCGTTCCATGCCGCTGACCCCCGC
This sequence is a window from Nocardia yunnanensis. Protein-coding genes within it:
- a CDS encoding YggT family protein; protein product: MALFPVLNLLLFLFWLLLISRVIVEFIRSFARDWRPTGFVVIILEVVFTITDPPVKLLRRLIPPVNLGGIRLDLSIMVLLFIVFILMTITGQAGQSIAQV